A portion of the Enterobacteriaceae endosymbiont of Donacia vulgaris genome contains these proteins:
- the sppA gene encoding signal peptide peptidase SppA, translating into MIKLLNLVKFFCCYLWSLINFTRTLIINIIFILLISLLCYYIYNIHHKKNIDNRILKKNHQVLEINFDENFNNEPFYKKNLIFKLFNKFVNKKKYNAIINIAYAINYARQDKNINGIILRLNNLNIDDIPSLRYIGKYLNRFKKTGKKIYAISDIYDQNQYYLASFADKIFLLPYGSVKLYGFNIKKNFYKNFLQNLKIETHIFRVGKYKSAVEPFYRNNMSSNNKIVMNYLINHLWDDYLTTITINRQLTKEEIFPTDQNFLMSLEQVHGDSTMFALKNKLVDKISDNNDFEEEMIQNFGLDKNQNTYNKININDYIRFYIDADIPQNNGNISVITIDGLITYGNNGSDIIVNAIHRVYKNPRIKGLILRINSPGGDIIASQAIYNELTLLKKAHKPIVVIMGKVAASGAYWISTIADFIIADKVSLTGSIGIFGIINNFNNILNLIGINRDGVSISERFNLSLNEKLSSIEKKIIELNIKNGYEKFINLVSQQRHLPIAQVKKLANGMVFLGKDAKKYGLIDDIGDFDSAIIKISQLTKIKKINLQWEDTNTFSILDLLMNSNKFILSNLIQNYMNTIFNNDKSLNTQKIYSLYVV; encoded by the coding sequence ATGATTAAGTTATTGAATTTAGTAAAATTTTTTTGTTGTTATTTATGGTCCTTAATTAATTTTACTAGAACATTAATAATAAATATTATTTTTATATTATTAATATCTTTATTATGTTATTACATATATAATATTCATCATAAAAAAAATATAGATAATAGAATATTAAAAAAGAATCATCAAGTATTAGAAATTAATTTTGATGAAAATTTTAATAATGAACCTTTTTATAAAAAAAATTTAATATTCAAATTATTTAATAAGTTTGTAAATAAAAAAAAATATAATGCTATTATAAATATAGCTTATGCTATAAATTATGCAAGACAAGATAAAAATATTAATGGAATTATACTAAGACTTAATAATTTAAATATTGATGATATTCCTTCTTTAAGATATATAGGTAAATATTTAAATAGATTTAAAAAAACTGGTAAAAAAATATATGCAATTTCAGATATATATGATCAGAATCAATATTATTTAGCTAGTTTTGCTGATAAAATTTTTTTACTACCATATGGTAGTGTAAAACTATATGGTTTTAATATTAAAAAAAATTTTTATAAAAATTTTTTACAAAATCTAAAAATAGAAACTCATATATTTAGAGTAGGAAAATATAAATCTGCTGTAGAACCTTTTTATAGAAATAACATGTCTAGTAATAATAAAATTGTTATGAATTATTTAATTAATCATTTATGGGATGATTATTTAACTACTATAACAATTAATAGACAATTAACTAAAGAAGAAATTTTTCCTACAGATCAAAATTTTTTAATGTCTTTAGAACAGGTTCATGGAGATTCAACTATGTTTGCATTAAAAAATAAATTAGTAGATAAAATATCTGATAATAATGATTTTGAAGAAGAAATGATTCAAAATTTTGGTTTAGATAAAAATCAAAATACATATAACAAAATTAATATTAATGATTATATAAGATTTTATATAGATGCTGATATACCACAAAATAATGGTAATATTTCAGTTATAACAATAGATGGACTTATCACATATGGTAATAATGGGAGTGATATTATCGTAAATGCAATACATAGAGTTTATAAAAATCCACGAATTAAAGGATTAATATTAAGAATTAATAGTCCAGGAGGCGATATTATAGCATCACAAGCAATTTATAATGAATTAACTTTATTAAAAAAAGCACATAAACCAATTGTAGTTATAATGGGTAAAGTAGCTGCATCTGGAGCATATTGGATATCTACAATAGCTGATTTTATAATTGCTGATAAAGTTAGTTTAACTGGTTCTATTGGTATTTTTGGTATTATAAATAATTTTAATAATATTTTAAATTTAATTGGTATTAATAGAGATGGTGTTAGTATATCAGAAAGATTTAATCTTTCTCTAAATGAAAAATTATCTTCTATAGAAAAGAAAATAATAGAATTAAATATAAAAAATGGTTATGAAAAATTTATTAATTTAGTTTCTCAACAAAGACATTTACCTATTGCACAAGTAAAAAAATTAGCTAATGGGATGGTATTTTTAGGTAAAGATGCTAAAAAATATGGTTTAATTGATGATATAGGTGATTTTGATAGTGCAATAATAAAAATTTCACAATTAACTAAAATAAAAAAAATAAATCTACAATGGGAAGATACAAATACTTTTTCTATATTAGATCTTTTAATGAATTCAAATAAATTTATTTTATCTAATTTAATTCAAAATTATATGAATACAATTTTTAATAATGACAAATCTTTAAATACTCAAAAAATATATTCTTTGTATGTTGTATAA
- the gap gene encoding type I glyceraldehyde-3-phosphate dehydrogenase → MSIRVAINGFGRIGRIFFRAAQKNTKIKIIAINDLLEINYMAYMIKYDSTHGPFKKKIKIQNNSFIIGKNIIHIFSESDPSKLKWYDLKIDVVVESTGIFLTKELAKKHIIAGAKKVIVTAPPKDNSIPMFVRGVNFNSYNGEDIISNASCTTNCLAPLAKIIHDNYIIENGLMTTIHAVTSTQKTVDSPSRKDWRGGRGAYQNIIPSSTGAAKAVGIVLPELNNRLTGISLRVPIANVSVVDFTVKVIKKTTLSDIYEVIKYASENNMKDIIGYTEDDVVSSDFNGSTLISIFDKKASIAINNNFFKLIAWYDNETGYSSKVLDLIIHIFK, encoded by the coding sequence ATGTCTATTAGAGTTGCTATTAATGGATTTGGGAGAATAGGACGTATTTTTTTTCGTGCTGCTCAAAAAAATACAAAAATTAAAATTATAGCTATTAATGATTTATTAGAAATAAATTATATGGCATATATGATAAAATATGATTCAACACATGGGCCTTTTAAAAAAAAAATTAAAATTCAGAATAATAGTTTTATTATAGGTAAAAATATTATACATATTTTTTCTGAATCAGATCCTAGTAAATTAAAATGGTATGATTTAAAAATTGATGTTGTTGTAGAATCTACAGGTATTTTTTTAACAAAAGAATTAGCAAAAAAACATATTATTGCTGGTGCTAAAAAAGTTATTGTTACTGCTCCTCCTAAAGATAATTCTATTCCTATGTTTGTAAGAGGAGTAAATTTTAATAGTTATAATGGAGAAGATATTATTTCTAATGCTTCATGTACTACTAATTGTTTAGCTCCTTTAGCTAAAATTATTCATGATAATTATATTATTGAAAATGGTCTTATGACTACTATTCATGCAGTAACTTCAACACAAAAAACAGTAGATAGTCCTTCTAGAAAGGATTGGAGAGGAGGTAGAGGTGCCTATCAAAATATTATTCCTTCAAGTACTGGAGCTGCAAAAGCAGTAGGAATTGTTTTGCCAGAATTAAATAATAGATTAACAGGAATATCTTTGAGAGTACCTATTGCTAATGTTTCAGTTGTTGATTTTACAGTAAAAGTTATAAAAAAAACTACATTATCAGATATTTATGAAGTTATTAAATATGCTTCCGAAAATAATATGAAAGATATTATTGGATATACAGAAGATGATGTTGTATCAAGTGATTTTAATGGATCAACATTAATATCTATTTTTGATAAAAAAGCAAGTATAGCTATTAATAATAATTTTTTTAAATTAATTGCTTGGTATGATAATGAAACAGGATATTCTTCTAAAGTATTAGATTTAATAATACATATTTTTAAATAA
- the prfA gene encoding peptide chain release factor 1 codes for MHSYILKKLNILYNKYNDITKKLSNYKTYNNNNCLRNLSKEYSKLSNIIKLFKKWKKLQSNLINNKILLKEKDQEIHLMVLEDIENIKIKKKKIETKIYNLLTPKNKEDTRNCFLEIKAGSGGNEAAIFVKDISRMYIRYAETKKWKVEIIHIHYSENNHGFKEIILKITGIGVYGKLKFESGGHRVQRIPETESQGRIHTSTCIIAVMPELSKTEMSKINIQDLKIDTFRSSGAGGQHVNTTDSAIRITHIPTGIVVECQDERSQHKNKSRALSVLAARINKLEIEKRNKDNAIKKKILLGSGDRSDRNRTYNFIQKRITDHRINLTLYKLNEIMDGNLDLLIKPMIHQYINNKL; via the coding sequence ATGCATTCTTATATTCTTAAAAAACTTAATATTTTATACAATAAATATAATGATATAACTAAAAAGTTAAGTAATTATAAAACATATAATAATAACAACTGTTTACGTAATTTATCTAAGGAATATTCAAAATTATCTAATATAATTAAATTATTTAAAAAATGGAAAAAATTACAATCTAATTTAATTAATAATAAAATATTGTTAAAAGAAAAAGATCAAGAAATACATCTAATGGTATTAGAAGATATAGAAAATATTAAAATTAAAAAAAAAAAAATAGAAACAAAAATATATAATTTACTTACACCTAAAAATAAAGAAGACACTCGTAATTGTTTTTTAGAAATTAAAGCTGGTTCTGGAGGAAATGAAGCAGCGATATTTGTCAAAGATATTTCAAGAATGTATATTAGATACGCAGAAACAAAAAAATGGAAAGTAGAAATTATACATATTCATTATAGTGAAAATAATCATGGTTTTAAAGAAATTATTTTAAAAATTACAGGAATAGGAGTATATGGAAAATTAAAATTTGAATCAGGAGGTCATAGAGTACAAAGAATTCCTGAAACAGAATCACAAGGTAGAATACATACATCTACATGTATTATTGCTGTTATGCCTGAATTATCAAAAACAGAAATGTCAAAAATAAATATCCAAGATTTAAAAATTGATACATTTAGATCTTCAGGAGCAGGAGGCCAACATGTTAATACAACAGATTCTGCAATCAGAATTACTCATATTCCTACTGGAATTGTAGTAGAATGTCAAGATGAAAGATCACAACATAAAAATAAATCAAGAGCTTTATCTGTTTTAGCTGCTAGAATAAATAAATTAGAAATAGAAAAAAGAAATAAAGATAATGCAATAAAAAAAAAAATATTATTAGGTAGTGGTGATCGTTCAGATAGAAATAGAACATATAATTTTATTCAAAAAAGGATAACAGATCATCGTATTAATTTAACACTTTATAAATTAAATGAAATTATGGATGGTAATTTAGATCTTTTAATAAAACCAATGATTCATCAATATATAAACAATAAATTATAA
- a CDS encoding ribose-phosphate pyrophosphokinase: MTNMKLFSGNAIPELATKIANHLYINLGKIFVGKFSDGEISVQINENIRGSDIFIIQSTCNPTNDNLIELIIMIDAFKRASAGRITAVIPYFGYARQDRRIRSARVPITAKVIADFLSRVGVDRILTVDLHAEQIQGFFNVPVDNVFASSIFLRDITKNIYNNPIIVSPDIGGVIRARSLAKKLFNGTDMAIIDKRRPSFNNTEVMNIIGDVNKRDCILIDDIIDTAGTLCQAAKALKNHGATKVFAYATHAIFSGDAIKNIYNSVIDEIIVCDSIPLTKKIKKLNNVRVLTLSYMLAETIRRISNEESISIMFK; encoded by the coding sequence ATGACTAATATGAAATTATTTTCTGGTAATGCTATTCCTGAATTAGCAACAAAAATTGCTAATCATTTATATATTAATTTAGGAAAAATATTTGTAGGTAAATTTAGTGATGGAGAAATATCTGTACAAATAAATGAAAATATAAGAGGAAGTGATATTTTTATTATTCAATCCACTTGTAATCCTACAAATGATAATTTAATTGAATTAATTATAATGATTGATGCATTTAAAAGAGCTTCTGCTGGTAGAATTACTGCAGTTATACCTTATTTTGGATATGCTAGACAAGATAGAAGAATCCGTTCTGCAAGAGTTCCGATTACTGCTAAAGTAATAGCTGATTTTTTATCTCGAGTAGGTGTTGATAGAATACTAACAGTAGATTTACATGCAGAACAAATTCAAGGATTTTTTAATGTTCCTGTAGATAATGTTTTCGCAAGTTCTATTTTTTTAAGAGATATCACAAAAAATATATATAATAATCCTATTATAGTTTCACCTGATATTGGAGGAGTAATACGTGCAAGATCTTTAGCAAAAAAATTATTTAATGGTACAGATATGGCTATAATAGATAAGAGAAGACCTAGTTTTAATAATACTGAAGTTATGAATATTATTGGAGATGTAAATAAAAGAGATTGTATTTTAATAGATGATATTATTGATACAGCTGGTACATTATGTCAGGCTGCTAAAGCATTAAAAAATCATGGAGCTACAAAAGTTTTTGCTTATGCAACCCATGCTATTTTTTCTGGAGATGCAATTAAAAATATTTATAATTCTGTAATAGATGAAATTATTGTATGTGATAGTATCCCATTAACAAAAAAAATAAAAAAATTAAATAATGTTAGAGTTCTAACTCTATCTTATATGCTTGCAGAAACAATAAGAAGAATTAGTAATGAAGAATCTATTTCTATAATGTTTAAATAA
- the xthA gene encoding exodeoxyribonuclease III, with protein MKIFSFNINGVRAHIHQLKLIIKIYKPDIIGLQEIKVNNKNFPKEKIYQLGYNTYICGQSKYYGVALLSKKIPFHVEKNFLTNFNDQKRLIMIDLNSSIGNIKIINCYFPQGDNQNNNIKFHYKISFLKSLYFYIKNNLNSKNHIIIMGDINISISDFDIGIGEKNRQRWLKQGKCSFLPHERFYINKLLNWGLFDIWRLMNPLINNKFSWFDYRSKGFLMNKGLRIDNILITHSLIKYYFDSDIEYSIRNLIRPSDHAPIWVKFKNIQ; from the coding sequence ATGAAAATTTTTTCATTTAATATTAATGGTGTAAGAGCACATATACATCAATTAAAATTAATTATAAAAATATATAAACCTGATATAATTGGTTTACAAGAAATAAAAGTAAATAATAAAAATTTTCCTAAAGAAAAAATATACCAGTTAGGATATAATACTTATATTTGTGGACAATCAAAATATTATGGAGTAGCTCTATTAAGTAAAAAAATACCATTTCATGTTGAAAAAAATTTTTTAACAAATTTTAATGATCAAAAAAGATTAATAATGATTGATTTAAATAGTTCTATTGGTAATATAAAAATTATAAATTGTTATTTTCCGCAAGGAGATAATCAAAATAATAATATAAAATTTCATTATAAAATTAGCTTTTTAAAAAGTTTATATTTTTATATTAAAAATAATCTAAATTCAAAAAATCATATCATAATTATGGGAGATATTAATATTAGTATTTCTGATTTTGATATTGGTATAGGCGAAAAAAATCGTCAAAGATGGTTAAAGCAAGGAAAATGTTCTTTCTTACCACATGAAAGATTTTATATTAATAAATTACTGAATTGGGGTTTATTTGATATTTGGAGATTAATGAATCCTTTAATAAATAATAAATTTTCTTGGTTTGATTATAGGTCGAAAGGATTTCTTATGAATAAAGGTTTAAGAATTGATAATATTTTAATTACTCATTCATTAATAAAATATTATTTTGATTCAGATATAGAATATTCTATTCGTAATTTAATTAGACCTTCAGATCACGCTCCTATTTGGGTAAAATTTAAAAATATTCAATGA
- the pth gene encoding aminoacyl-tRNA hydrolase: MNNIKMIVGLGNNFNNKFIKTRHNIGANYIRKLSNKFNIKFEKIKKLNEYIGCLNIFNKKIILLIPNSFMNNSGKSIFIVSKFYKIVLKNILIIHDELDYLPGIIKFKYGGSSGGHNGINSIIKIFNDKLFYRLRIGIGHPGNKMQVNNFVLNYPTNIEQKNIDFAIKKSIKALLIFIKTSNYSTAINYLHSKK, translated from the coding sequence TTGAATAATATTAAAATGATAGTAGGATTAGGTAATAATTTTAACAATAAATTTATTAAAACTCGTCATAATATAGGTGCAAACTATATTAGAAAATTATCTAATAAATTTAATATAAAATTTGAAAAAATAAAAAAATTAAATGAATATATTGGTTGTCTTAATATTTTTAATAAAAAAATAATTTTGTTAATACCTAATTCTTTTATGAATAATTCAGGAAAATCAATATTTATTGTATCTAAATTTTATAAAATTGTTTTAAAAAATATTTTAATTATTCATGATGAATTAGATTATTTACCTGGAATTATAAAATTTAAATATGGAGGAAGTAGTGGTGGGCATAATGGAATTAATAGTATTATTAAAATTTTTAATGATAAATTATTTTACAGATTAAGAATAGGTATAGGACATCCAGGAAATAAAATGCAAGTAAATAATTTTGTATTAAATTACCCAACTAATATTGAACAAAAAAATATTGACTTTGCAATAAAAAAAAGCATAAAAGCTTTATTAATTTTTATTAAAACAAGTAATTACAGTACAGCAATTAATTATTTACATTCTAAAAAATAA
- the ychF gene encoding redox-regulated ATPase YchF translates to MELKCGIIGLPNVGKSTLFNALTKSNVDALNYPFCTIKPNTSIVSVPDDRLFYLSKIVKSKKTIQSTITFVDIAGLIKGASKGEGLGNQFLHNISEVNAIIHVVRCFKNKNILNLSYNPLKDVHIINNEIIQFDINLLYKLQKNISKKNNEKYFNKWEYLFNICLNHLKKGKLLNLLKLNIEEIKFLKSLKLLTIKPIIIIANIDKNSLLTKNNLFSEEINILNQNYLILKICIKKLYEKQKLLSINDNYDLKKIIVYSFKLLNLHTFYTVGIKETRSWSILKGTTTFFAAKKIHSDIQKGFIRAQIIHYKDFIFYKSQVKAKLFGKMKIEGKNYIIKDGDIIHFLFKI, encoded by the coding sequence ATGGAATTAAAATGTGGTATTATAGGTTTACCAAATGTAGGGAAATCAACATTATTTAATGCATTAACTAAATCTAATGTAGATGCATTAAATTATCCTTTTTGTACAATAAAACCAAATACTAGTATAGTAAGTGTTCCTGATGATAGATTATTTTATTTATCTAAAATTGTAAAATCTAAAAAAACTATACAATCAACAATAACTTTTGTAGATATTGCTGGTTTAATAAAAGGAGCCTCAAAAGGAGAAGGATTAGGAAATCAATTTTTACATAATATATCAGAAGTTAATGCTATTATTCATGTAGTACGTTGTTTTAAAAATAAAAATATATTAAATTTATCATATAATCCATTAAAAGATGTTCATATTATAAATAATGAAATTATTCAATTTGATATAAATTTATTATATAAATTACAAAAAAATATTTCTAAAAAAAATAATGAAAAATATTTTAATAAATGGGAATATTTATTTAATATTTGTTTGAATCATTTAAAAAAGGGTAAATTACTAAATTTATTAAAATTAAATATAGAAGAAATAAAATTTTTAAAAAGTTTAAAATTATTAACAATTAAACCAATAATTATTATTGCTAATATAGATAAAAATAGTCTTCTTACTAAAAATAATTTATTTTCAGAAGAAATAAATATTCTTAATCAAAATTACTTAATTTTAAAAATATGTATTAAAAAACTTTATGAAAAACAAAAATTATTATCAATAAATGATAATTATGATTTAAAAAAAATAATAGTTTATAGTTTTAAGTTATTAAATTTACATACTTTTTATACAGTAGGTATTAAAGAAACAAGATCATGGAGTATTTTAAAAGGAACTACAACATTCTTTGCTGCTAAAAAAATTCATAGTGATATTCAAAAAGGTTTTATTAGAGCACAAATAATTCATTATAAAGATTTTATTTTTTATAAAAGTCAAGTAAAAGCAAAATTATTTGGTAAAATGAAAATAGAAGGTAAAAATTATATAATAAAAGATGGTGATATTATTCATTTTCTTTTTAAAATTTAA
- the prmC gene encoding peptide chain release factor N(5)-glutamine methyltransferase — MIIRQYLEYSYNILKKNKILAYQLESVIILSFVLKKSKSWIYGFSETKINNKQLTTLQNFLKRRIKGEPIAYLLGFCEFWSLKIYVSPYVLIPRKETEILVEIVLKKINIDTKKILDLGTGSGAISLAIASKFNFINITATDISKKIINLAKYNAKKLHINNINFLISNWFSNLKNNKFDIIISNPPYISYFEYLFLKKQLKFEPTKSLVSHNNGLADLYKIILHSFKYLNNYGWLILEHGYKQGSILKKILKTNQFQNIMQYHDIQQHYRVICGQKILF; from the coding sequence ATGATTATTAGACAATACTTAGAATATTCTTACAATATTTTAAAAAAAAATAAAATTTTAGCATATCAATTAGAATCAGTTATAATATTATCTTTTGTTTTAAAAAAATCTAAATCATGGATTTATGGTTTTAGTGAAACAAAAATAAATAATAAACAATTAACAACATTACAAAATTTTTTAAAAAGAAGAATTAAAGGAGAACCAATAGCATATTTATTAGGTTTTTGTGAGTTTTGGTCATTAAAAATTTATGTATCTCCTTATGTTTTAATACCTCGTAAAGAAACAGAAATATTAGTAGAAATTGTTTTAAAAAAAATTAATATTGATACAAAAAAAATATTAGATTTAGGTACTGGAAGTGGGGCTATATCATTAGCCATTGCTTCTAAATTTAATTTTATTAATATTACTGCTACAGATATTTCTAAAAAAATTATCAATTTAGCAAAATATAATGCTAAAAAATTACATATTAACAATATTAATTTTTTAATAAGTAATTGGTTTAGTAATTTAAAAAATAATAAATTTGATATTATAATAAGTAATCCTCCTTATATAAGTTATTTTGAGTATTTATTTTTAAAAAAACAATTAAAATTTGAACCTACTAAATCATTAGTATCACATAATAATGGATTAGCTGATTTATATAAGATTATTTTACATTCTTTCAAATATTTAAATAATTATGGCTGGCTCATATTAGAACATGGATATAAACAGGGAAGTATTCTAAAAAAAATACTAAAAACAAATCAATTTCAAAATATTATGCAATATCATGATATACAACAGCATTATAGAGTTATTTGTGGACAAAAAATATTATTTTAA
- the cls gene encoding cardiolipin synthase, producing the protein MINFLNLILLNINIIIIIYIIIRIFIKHKDIKSYVLWYLILYILPKIGIILYFIFGEIYSKTQYKSQKAKRIWFYYSTLLKKLQEHYGLCTKNIYVNKKIQTLFQLCENKQNLFSMTNNSIELLELSSKFFISLINDIKLAKYSIHIVFYIWIPKGLVNEISKYIILAAKRGVKCYIMLDYIGSKNFFYSYWYQLMTKVGICIVKSLKITIFNFFHSRIDLRQHKKIILIDNEIVYVGSMNMIDSKYLKKNTKLIKWIDLMVRITGPVVNTISIIYSYDWEIETGKYILSINQLKNNLIKYKNKNNNKNNNSINRIQVVFSGLQLSKKIIYNSLITAIFLSKKSLIITTPYLIPSNNLLSAICIASERGVNVKIIISKYNDSIFIYWASKFLFYKLLKSGVKIYQLKKGFLHTKSIIIDQKISFIGTVNLDIRSIYLNFEINLIIDDPIFSKSLLYLQNKYILKSQKLKYNLWIQRPYWKKLIEKLFFLFKFIL; encoded by the coding sequence ATGATTAATTTTTTAAATTTAATTTTATTAAATATTAATATTATAATAATAATTTATATTATAATTAGAATTTTCATTAAACATAAGGATATAAAATCTTATGTATTATGGTATCTTATTTTATATATTTTACCTAAAATAGGCATTATTCTTTATTTTATTTTTGGTGAAATCTACTCAAAAACACAGTATAAATCTCAAAAAGCAAAAAGAATATGGTTTTATTATAGTACATTATTAAAGAAATTACAAGAACATTATGGATTATGTACAAAAAATATCTATGTAAATAAAAAAATACAAACACTATTTCAATTATGTGAAAATAAACAAAATTTATTTAGTATGACTAATAATTCTATAGAATTATTAGAATTATCATCAAAATTCTTTATATCATTAATTAATGATATAAAATTAGCAAAATATAGTATACATATTGTATTTTATATCTGGATTCCTAAAGGATTAGTAAATGAAATTTCAAAATATATAATTTTAGCAGCTAAAAGAGGTGTAAAATGTTATATTATGTTAGATTATATTGGAAGTAAAAATTTTTTTTATAGTTATTGGTATCAACTTATGACTAAAGTTGGTATTTGTATTGTTAAATCATTAAAAATTACAATTTTTAATTTTTTCCATTCTCGTATAGATCTTAGACAACATAAAAAAATAATATTAATTGATAATGAAATAGTTTATGTTGGCAGTATGAATATGATTGATTCAAAATATTTAAAAAAAAATACTAAATTAATAAAATGGATTGATTTAATGGTACGTATAACAGGACCTGTTGTTAATACAATAAGTATTATTTATTCATATGATTGGGAAATAGAAACTGGAAAATATATTTTATCCATTAATCAATTAAAAAATAATTTAATTAAATATAAAAATAAAAATAATAATAAAAATAACAATAGTATAAATAGGATACAAGTAGTATTTTCAGGGTTACAATTATCTAAAAAAATAATATATAATTCTTTAATTACAGCAATATTTTTATCTAAAAAAAGTTTAATTATTACAACACCTTATTTAATACCAAGTAATAATTTATTATCTGCTATTTGTATAGCCTCTGAGAGAGGAGTAAATGTAAAAATTATTATTTCTAAGTATAATGATTCAATTTTTATTTATTGGGCAAGTAAATTTCTTTTTTATAAATTATTAAAATCAGGAGTAAAAATTTATCAATTAAAAAAAGGTTTTCTACATACAAAAAGTATTATCATTGATCAAAAAATTAGTTTTATAGGTACCGTAAATTTAGATATACGAAGTATTTATTTAAATTTTGAAATTAATTTAATTATAGATGATCCTATTTTTAGTAAATCGCTTCTATATTTACAAAATAAATATATTTTAAAATCACAAAAATTAAAATATAATTTATGGATACAAAGACCATATTGGAAAAAATTAATAGAAAAATTATTTTTTTTATTTAAATTTATTTTATAA